The following proteins are co-located in the Cydia pomonella isolate Wapato2018A chromosome 19, ilCydPomo1, whole genome shotgun sequence genome:
- the LOC133528059 gene encoding uncharacterized protein LOC133528059 codes for MWQKTLFSITLVVVYVSCEKDMKSSRKARLFTFNTKDKDITVDLDFSIPFLSIPVKPTADNVFGSIGIPSVNVNLPALVLGGGMVIASTFLLPFLFKTYSHHPPYDRYAKILEHTQFGADGVLDFANNVLSGGVQGCVLRVACWSGQRDHEDGAKFWTGVMSNQLVSTLVNSTAVEDAIASGRRGRDCSVYSPCPLTAQHYPMLMKNLIQLSNTIS; via the exons AGATATGAAGAGTTCGCGTAAAGCCagattatttacttttaatacgAAAGACAAAGATATAACG GTGGATTTGGATTTTTCGATTCCCTTCCTTTCTATACCAGTGAAACCTACTGCGGATAACGTTTTCGGATCTATT ggTATACCGTCAGTGAACGTGAATTTACCAGCTCTCGTACTAGGGGGTGGAATGGTCATCGCTTCAACTTTCCTGCTCCCATTTCTGTTCAAGACTTACTCGCACCATCCACCTTACGACAGATACGCTAAGA TATTGGAGCACACACAATTCGGGGCCGACGGTGTACTGGACTTTGCTAATAATGTGCTGAGTGGCGGCGTGCAGGGTTGCGTGCTTAGGGTTGCGTGCTGGTCCGGTCAACGTGACCATGAAGACGGAGCGAAATTCTGGACTGGAGTTATGAG TAACCAGCTGGTGTCCACCCTGGTAAACTCCACGGCGGTAGAAGACGCCATCGCATCAGGCCGGCGCGGTCGGGACTGCTCCGTGTACTCACCCTGTCCGCTCACGGCCCAACACTACCCCATGCTTATGAAAAATTTGATCCAACTGTCTAATACTATCAGCTAA
- the LOC133528058 gene encoding uncharacterized protein LOC133528058 isoform X1: MEQLYLVEFMIDRVAIFVSEDNESKSAENKLIIKIAFGPKNQFIIKEQQMAKNPKVEDDVIECDENGHRKWSRIFRVGKSFLFPSYPDTVLNILDKFPLELEVWTDEENETKEFVGIGTMFWEKDFYQLLKDSAEPCTLHQPLSIKQRTKLMDECCCKQVGEIDFILRISALGESIITEFQQLMEDPESFVFRTDKAPSMFKCKRVEGDDPNFVMLGSLYETTTLEDPDVINNAQKKIEVCTELQSCGQKIDADLRCEHEKKPKKKEYSIDKIKMGDIRGPCGNTNCALAHKVRCYIRNLDTYKQKAGSLPTKDTTNTTKKVCGACDCKDDRYHREECPDKIAGPKAVCEGCGGNSLPGHTCKEQEDKMENCMKPNNPKDSAKKDKNAAAVAYVLSVPTFKEANQNIDYAYYQYLNSKESQSMMEKRGGCCGCGCSKGGTMPPKESTYNSLSVPNMQSLNEKSSRTIGSNTHFVYNVTVTPDKVCLDIPDDKDCKCNPPIPTPSCKTFDCVCLTEALNIAARKKHKAYCPLYKHKSTCPVTRMIEDEEKAEEDEEAAEPLPYGLPPIKLGPCPVIGRPCSVPDGFARMYKTAAQPPLPPSYSDAGKVCCSKEFERIKAAIREYMKYEKERDMRCVNTFNVDTERRCCDKEQILLSQMGKSCCGVHKLAIQEKFKEDKK; this comes from the coding sequence ATGGAGCAATTGTACCTGGTTGAATTTATGATAGACCGAGTGGCGATATTTGTATCTGAAGACAACGAGTCAAAAAGCGCAGAAAACAAGCTCATTATTAAAATAGCATTTGGCCCTAAGAACCAGTTCATCATTAAAGAACAGCAAATGGCCAAGAATCCAAAAGTTGAAGACGACGTAATTGAATGCGATGAGAACGGGCATAGAAAATGGTCCAGAATATTCAGAGTTGGCAAGTCTTTCTTATTTCCTAGCTACCCTGATACCGTACTCAATATCCTGGATAAGTTTCCACTGGAATTGGAAGTCTGGACCGATGAAGAAAATGAAACAAAGGAGTTCGTTGGAATTGGCACAATGTTCTGGGAAAAGGATTTTTACCAGTTACTGAAGGACTCTGCTGAACCCTGTACACTCCACCAGCCTCTCAGTATTAAACAACGCACTAAACTTATGGATGAGTGTTGTTGTAAGCAGGTCGGAGAAATTGATTTTATTCTTAGAATAAGTGCTCTGGGTGAATCgatcatcacagagttccaacAACTGATGGAAGATCCTGAAAGTTTTGTATTTAGAACAGATAAAGCTCCTAGCATGTTCAAATGTAAACGTGTGGAAGGCGATGATCCTAACTTTGTTATGCTTGGGAGTCTCTACGAGACTACTACGTTAGAAGATCCGGATGTGATTAATAATGCCCAGAAGAAAATTGAAGTGTGCACAGAATTGCAAAGTTGTGGCCAAAAAATTGACGCGGATCTTCGCTGTGAACATGAAAAGAAACCTAAGAAAAAGGAATATTCTATTGATAAAATCAAAATGGGAGACATTAGAGGTCCATGTGGTAATACTAACTGCGCGCTTGCTCATAAAGTAAGATGTTATATCAGGAATCTCGACACATATAAACAAAAAGCTGGTTCATTGCCAACTAAAGATACTACAAATACAACGAAAAAGGTTTGCGGTGCTTGTGACTGTAAAGATGATCGCTATCATCGTGAAGAGTGTCCTGACAAGATTGCGGGCCCGAAAGCTGTGTGCGAGGGTTGCGGCGGTAATTCTCTACCTGGTCACACTTGTAAGGAACAAGAAGACAAAATGGAAAACTGTATGAAACCCAATAACCCTAAAGATTCCGCCAAAAAGGATAAGAATGCTGCAGCAGTCGCCTACGTGCTAAGCGTACCGACGTTTAAAGAGGCAAATCAAAACATTGACTATGCTTactatcaatatttaaatagtaaagAAAGTCAATCAATGATGGAGAAAAGAGGAGGTTGCTGCGGCTGTGGCTGCAGTAAAGGAGGTACTATGCCTCCAAAAGAATCTACGTATAATTCATTAAGTGTTCCTAACATGCAATCATTAAATGAAAAGTCTTCACGCACTATAGGATCCAATACTCATTTCGTGTACAATGTGACTGTAACTCCAGATAAAGTTTGTTTGGACATTCCCGATGACAAGGATTGCAAGTGCAACCCACCAATACCCACTCCGTCGTGTAAAACTTTTGATTGCGTCTGTTTAACTGAGGCATTAAATATAGCTGCCAGGAAGAAGCATAAAGCGTATTGTCCTCTGTACAAGCACAAAAGCACTTGCCCTGTCACGAGGATGATTGAGGATGAGGAAAAGGCTGAAGAAGATGAGGAGGCAGCAGAGCCATTGCCATACGGCCTGCCTCCGATCAAACTTGGCCCTTGTCCAGTCATAGGCAGACCATGCAGTGTTCCAGATGGTTTTGCAAGAATGTACAAAACCGCTGCGCAACCACCACTTCCCCCGAGTTACAGTGACGCTGGAAAAGTTTGTTGTTCCAAAGAATTTGAAAGAATTAAGGCCGCCATAAGGGAATACATGAAATATGAGAAAGAAAGAGACATGCGGTGCGTAAACACATTTAATGTGGACACTGAAAGAAGGTGTTGTGACAAGGAACAGATTCTTCTGTCGCAGATGGGCAAAAGCTGCTGCGGAGTGCACAAGTTAGCTATACAAGAGAAGTTTAAAGAAGACAAAAAGTGA
- the LOC133528058 gene encoding uncharacterized protein LOC133528058 isoform X2 has protein sequence MGDEEDNNNKKKKKNASKYNYTFGDMYPPRHKICDGGCAGRPGMPVPTRMGWLWNAPDVPGLKPAKGWQPGRIGKSVAKLMVFKTARAGMDGKKDKKKKKRKPGQKYVGGGDSEPDEPLEPKPTLKVQRKGDTFTIQVNPLKDLTEISPNEDPYVDCDPLIFKIIKKRSPEEQAKVEARKMVKLKKQRDAQIRKALAEAVEDICKCAYMDVYCNDLSAIDKVIDSCPAFKEPDCICQEESLSSLSSNATWDIEYTPPFGCFDLAPRKRKHYVHVETQYTKADAGIVEPPRSKCTKCSSGASKGKKQPRKRCCCMQPCL, from the exons ATGGGAGACGAGGAGGATAATAACaataagaagaaaaagaaaaatgcaTCAAAATACAACTACACATTCGGAGACATGTATCCAC CACGGCATAAAATATGCGATGGCGGGTGCGCTGGTCGACCGGGTATGCCGGTGCCCACAAGGATGGGCTGGCTGTGGAACGCTCCTGACGTACCTGGCCTTAAG CCAGCGAAAGGATGGCAACCTGGCCGCATCGGTAAAAGCGTAGCCAAGCTCATGGTCTTCAAAACCGCCCGGGCAGGAATGGATGGAAAAAAAgataagaagaaaaagaagCGGAAACCAGGCCAGAAATATGTCGGTGGAGGAGATTCAGAGCCTGATGAACCTTTGGAACCGAAACCTACTCTGAAAGTTCAGCGGAAAggagacacttttactattcag GTGAACCCATTGAAAGACCTAACAGAAATTTCTCCAAACGAAGACCCTTACGTCGATTGCGATccgttaattttcaaaatcatcaAGAAACGCAGCCCCGAGGAGCAGGCCAAGGTTGAGGCGCGAAAAATGGTCAAACTAAAGAAACAACGCGACGCGCAGATCAGAAAGGCCCTCGCCGAGGCTGTGGAGGACATCTGCAAATGTGCGTACATGGACGTATACTGCAATGACTTAAGCGCAATAGACAAAGTCATAGACAGTTGTCCAGCATTTAAAGAACCTGATTGCATCTGCCAAGAGGAGTCTCTTAGCTCCTTATCCAGCAATGCGACTTGGGACATCGAATATACTCCGCCCTTTGGCTGCTTCGATTTAGCCCCGAGAAAGAGGAAACATTATGTCCATGTGGAAACACAGTACACGAAAGCTGATGCGGGGATCGTCGAACCTCCAAGGTCTAAGTGTACGAAATGTTCGTCAGGTGCGTCTAAAGGGAAGAAACAGCCTAGGAAGCGGTGTTGTTGTATGCAACCATgtctttaa